GCAGCGCCGCGACCGTCCCGAGCACGATCCCGCCGAAGGCGAAGTCACCGAGCTGCATCGTGAACCCGGCGATGCCGATCACGAGGGACACCGCGGCGGTGTACTGGTTGACCGGCCGGGAGAAGTCGACGCGGCTGTCCACCCAGATCTTGATGCCGATGATGCCGATGAGGCCGTAGAGCGCGGTCGTCGCCCCGCCGAGCACGCCCGCGGGGATCGAGTTGAACACCTCGCCGACCTTCGGGGAGAAGGCGAGGAGGATCGCGAACAGACCCGCCACCCAGTACACGGCGGTGGAGTACACGCGGGTCGCGGCCATGACGCCGATGTTCTCGCCATAGGTCGTGGTGCCCGAGCCGCCGAAGCCACCCGCGATGGTCGTGGCGACGCCGTCGGCGATGAGCGCGCGGCCGGTGTGGCGGTTGATGGCGGGGTCCTCGGTCATGGTCGCGACACCGCGCACGTGGCCGACGTTCTCCGCGATGAGCACGAGCACGACGGGCAGGAACATCGCGATGGTCGACCAGGTGCCCGGCTCGACGAAGTCCGGGAACTGGAAGTGCGGGAGGCCGATCCAGGGGGCGTCCGCGATGAGCTCGGCGGGGGTCTTGTCGCCGCGGAGCGGGTTGGGCACCTCGAACGAGCCGTTGAACGCGGCCCAGATGAAGCCGACGGCGACGCCGAGGAAGATCGAGATCCGTCCGAGGAAGCCCCGGAAGAGCACGGCGAAGAGGATGATCGCGACGA
This genomic stretch from Microbacterium sp. Nx66 harbors:
- a CDS encoding uracil-xanthine permease family protein; translation: MALWKLHGNGRTVEPGAVVTPEERLSWPATIAIGAQHVVAMFGATFLVPTLTGFPVSTTLLFSGIGTLLFLLITKNQLPSYLGSSFAFIAPITAAVAAGGTGSALAGVVAVGVLLAVVGLVVQFVGLRWVDALMPPVVAGAIVALIGFNLAPTAWSNFALDPVTATITLVAIILFAVLFRGFLGRISIFLGVAVGFIWAAFNGSFEVPNPLRGDKTPAELIADAPWIGLPHFQFPDFVEPGTWSTIAMFLPVVLVLIAENVGHVRGVATMTEDPAINRHTGRALIADGVATTIAGGFGGSGTTTYGENIGVMAATRVYSTAVYWVAGLFAILLAFSPKVGEVFNSIPAGVLGGATTALYGLIGIIGIKIWVDSRVDFSRPVNQYTAAVSLVIGIAGFTMQLGDFAFGGIVLGTVAALLIYHLGNLIARARKTGADDPKPLEPVGPLGGDPA